One stretch of Priestia megaterium DNA includes these proteins:
- the mecA gene encoding adaptor protein MecA, with product MEIERINENTVKFFVTYVDIEERGFDRNEIWFSRERSEELFWEMMDEIHQEEEFVAEGPLWIQVHALEKGLEVIVTRAQVSKDGQKFEVPVGENDKIDIPVDGKIEALLDHQANQNKKADFEEEIIEDEGLQFVARFQDLEHLISLSHHLELDDIINSMYVFEGKYYLYVEFTDDEDFVAEIDNILSIILEYANESNVTVHRLMEYGKELISENALEQVKQYFPLR from the coding sequence ATGGAAATCGAACGCATTAATGAAAACACAGTAAAATTCTTTGTCACTTACGTAGATATTGAAGAACGTGGATTTGATCGCAATGAAATTTGGTTTAGCCGAGAGCGCAGTGAAGAGCTATTCTGGGAGATGATGGACGAAATTCATCAAGAAGAAGAGTTTGTAGCAGAAGGTCCTCTTTGGATTCAAGTACATGCGCTTGAGAAGGGGCTAGAGGTTATTGTAACAAGAGCACAAGTTTCAAAAGACGGTCAAAAGTTCGAAGTACCTGTTGGTGAAAATGATAAAATCGATATCCCTGTAGATGGAAAAATTGAAGCGTTGCTTGATCATCAAGCGAATCAAAATAAAAAAGCTGATTTTGAAGAAGAAATTATAGAAGACGAAGGGCTACAGTTCGTCGCACGCTTTCAAGACTTAGAACATTTAATTTCCTTAAGTCACCATTTAGAGTTAGATGATATCATCAACAGCATGTACGTGTTTGAAGGGAAATATTATTTATACGTTGAGTTTACAGATGATGAAGACTTTGTAGCTGAAATTGATAACATTTTAAGTATCATTTTAGAATATGCAAATGAATCAAATGTAACAGTTCATCGTTTAATGGAATATGGAAAAGAATTAATCAGTGAAAATGCACTTGAACAAGTAAAGCAGTATTTTCCTTTACGATAA